One segment of Triticum aestivum cultivar Chinese Spring chromosome 2A, IWGSC CS RefSeq v2.1, whole genome shotgun sequence DNA contains the following:
- the LOC123187641 gene encoding E3 ubiquitin-protein ligase DIS1 — MASAAYLDDIDAEVIDPPKIEMLDVTELVGDLIEHSPKPNVIVSSNVRELLECPVCLVAMYPPIHQCSNGHTICSGCKPRVHNRCPTCRSELGNIRCLALEKVAASLEVPCKFQNFGCVGIYPYYCKLKHESQCQYRPYTCPYAGSECTVTGDIPYLVNHLKDDHKVDMHSGSTFNHRYVKSNPHEVENATWMLTVFSCFGQYFCLHFEAFQLGMAPVYIAFLRFMGDDAEAKNYTYSLEVGGINRKMTWQGIPRSIRDSHRKVRDSYDGLIIQRNMALCFSGGDRKELKLRVTGRIWKEQ, encoded by the exons ATGGCGTCAGCTgcctatcttgacgacattgatgCTGAAGTTATCGACCCTCCAAAGATTGAGATGTTAGATGTCACGGAACTCGTCGGTGATCTTATTGAGCACTCACCGAAACCAAATGTCATAGTTTCTAGCAATGTGCGTGAGCTATTGGAATGCCCTGTGTGCTTGGTCGCCATGTATCCTCCAATTCATCAG TGCTCCAATGGCCATACCATTTGTTCTGGATGCAAGCCAAGGGTTCATAATCGCTGTCCAACTTGCAGGAGTGAATTGGGTAACATAAGATGCCTTGCTCTAGAGAAGGTTGCTGCCTCTCTAGAGGTTCCATGCAAGTTCCAGAACTTTGGATGCGTGGGAATATATCCTTATTATTGCAAGCTGAAACATGAATCACAGTGCCAATACAGACCCTATACTTGCCCATATGCGGGGTCTGAATGCACTGTCACTGGTGACATTCCATATCTGGTGAATCACTTGAAGGACGACCATAAGGTTGACATGCACAGTGGAAGCACCTTTAATCATCGCTATGTCAAATCAAATCCTCATGAAGTTGAGAATGCCACATGGATGCTTACG GTTTTCAGCTGCTTTGGGCAGTACTTCTGCCTGCACTTTGAGGCGTTCCAGCTGGGCATGGCGCCGGTCTACATCGCCTTCCTGAGGTTCATGGGAGACGACGCCGAGGCCAAGAACTACACCTACAGCCTGGAGGTGGGAGGCATCAACCGTAAGATGACCTGGCAAGGTATCCCTCGGAGCATCAGGGATAGCCACAGGAAGGTCCGGGACAGCTACGATGGGCTCATCATCCAGCGGAACATGGCCCTGTGCTTCTCCGGCGGCGACAGGAAGGAGCTCAAGCTGCGGGTCACCGGGCGAATTTGGAAGGAACAGTGA